The following coding sequences are from one Luteolibacter yonseiensis window:
- a CDS encoding ABC transporter ATP-binding protein, producing the protein MNDVMIETRDLHRSYRIGRKSIEVLHGIDLRIHKGEKVFLCGPSGAGKTTLLYTLAGLEHPEQGSVHIDGTDLYKLGRREQAQFRNQRIGYIFQNYHLLPELTALENVAVPGAISGKDSTELALKALERVGLRDRMDHLPAELSGGEQQRVAIARAIVNEPKVLFADEPTGNLDSKNSAEIMSILMDLAEEHHVTLVVVTHDQELAKVGDRTLIIKDGNVR; encoded by the coding sequence ATGAACGACGTGATGATCGAAACCCGCGACCTGCACCGCAGCTACCGCATCGGACGCAAGTCCATCGAGGTGCTGCACGGGATCGACCTCCGGATCCACAAGGGCGAGAAGGTTTTCCTTTGCGGACCCAGCGGTGCGGGGAAGACCACGCTGCTCTACACCCTCGCCGGCCTGGAGCACCCGGAGCAAGGCAGCGTCCACATCGATGGCACGGACCTCTACAAACTCGGCCGCCGCGAACAGGCGCAGTTCCGCAACCAGCGCATCGGCTACATTTTCCAGAACTACCACCTCCTGCCGGAACTCACCGCGCTGGAAAACGTCGCCGTCCCCGGAGCCATCTCCGGCAAGGACAGCACCGAACTCGCGCTCAAAGCCTTGGAACGCGTCGGCCTGCGCGACCGAATGGACCACCTCCCCGCCGAACTCTCCGGCGGAGAGCAACAACGCGTCGCCATCGCCCGCGCCATCGTGAACGAGCCGAAAGTCCTCTTCGCCGACGAACCGACCGGAAACCTCGATTCAAAAAACAGCGCGGAAATCATGTCCATCCTGATGGATCTCGCGGAGGAACACCATGTCACGCTGGTGGTCGTGACGCATGACCAGGAACTGGCGAAGGTCGGGGACCGGACGCTGATCATCAAGGATGGGAATGTGAGGTAG